One window from the genome of Malacoplasma penetrans HF-2 encodes:
- the nusA gene encoding transcription termination factor NusA: MKIKSFLENLDKIAKEKDTSKENIVNILKTALEKSYLKENPDLDIEVVVDLNKESIKLFEKRVVVDKSEDEIDDDKEINISEAQELKKSYKLGDTVSTEVNIDKFERRITSHFAQILTHNLNDISNSKVYEEWKDKVGNIIRAEVEKVDNRLVEVNLGSTKGVVLRSEQIPGEELQPGQSYLFLIKEVKSQQTKGWPIILSRADEGLLRYLLKTEISEISDGIIEIKRISRIVGYKTKVAILSRVPGVDAVGTAVGPKGERIKKISSTLNNERIDVILYDEDPKQFLVNACHPEKIVGVEITDDEDIPGSKIVTIVCPEESLIKLIGKNGINVRLLSKLTGWSIDIISEKLAIEDKIEFEDVSQLVSSKTRQPRSQFGGYRLNNANNKKSTSNKPGSKPNFYSGFSSDDSIETDFDIDQYKAELDSITDDDVEQLLNTNTNSSSRKNKKQIEDDEEVVFYESSKEKNDSQDSTPVTEEVVNDQITFKYKEEKPASETKSKKEKPAVVSSDDDDQDYEPVSLVRKDSSDIDDIGGDDPWLLRAKKENKSSKSKNYNKAPKPKKEKVSVFDELMDNTDDISVDSEIDTSELDNLELEDE, from the coding sequence ATGAAAATTAAATCTTTTTTAGAAAATCTAGATAAAATAGCTAAAGAAAAAGATACATCAAAAGAAAATATAGTAAATATTTTAAAAACTGCTTTGGAAAAATCTTATTTAAAAGAGAATCCAGATTTGGACATTGAAGTAGTTGTTGATTTAAACAAAGAGTCAATCAAACTTTTTGAAAAAAGAGTTGTTGTTGATAAATCAGAAGATGAAATTGATGATGACAAAGAAATCAATATTAGTGAAGCTCAAGAATTAAAAAAATCATATAAATTGGGTGACACTGTAAGCACTGAAGTTAATATTGATAAATTTGAAAGAAGAATTACATCTCACTTTGCACAAATCTTAACTCATAACTTAAATGATATTTCTAACTCTAAAGTTTATGAAGAATGAAAAGATAAAGTAGGAAATATTATTAGAGCAGAAGTTGAAAAGGTTGATAATAGATTAGTTGAAGTAAACTTAGGTTCTACTAAAGGGGTTGTTTTAAGATCTGAACAAATCCCTGGTGAAGAACTACAACCTGGTCAAAGTTATTTGTTTTTAATTAAAGAAGTTAAATCTCAACAAACTAAAGGTTGACCAATCATCTTATCAAGAGCAGATGAAGGTTTATTAAGATACTTATTGAAAACTGAAATTTCTGAAATTTCAGATGGAATTATTGAAATTAAAAGAATATCTAGAATTGTAGGATATAAAACTAAAGTTGCAATTCTTTCTAGAGTTCCTGGTGTTGATGCTGTTGGAACAGCTGTTGGACCAAAAGGAGAAAGAATTAAAAAGATTTCTAGCACATTAAACAATGAAAGAATTGATGTAATTTTATATGATGAAGATCCTAAGCAATTCTTAGTAAATGCTTGTCATCCTGAAAAAATTGTGGGTGTTGAAATTACAGATGATGAAGATATTCCAGGGTCAAAAATAGTAACTATTGTATGTCCTGAAGAAAGTTTAATTAAGTTAATTGGTAAAAATGGAATTAATGTTAGATTACTTTCTAAATTAACTGGTTGAAGTATTGATATTATTTCTGAAAAATTAGCAATTGAAGACAAAATTGAATTTGAAGATGTTTCACAATTAGTTTCTTCTAAAACTAGACAACCAAGAAGTCAATTTGGTGGTTATAGATTAAACAATGCTAATAATAAAAAATCTACAAGCAACAAACCTGGTAGCAAACCTAATTTCTATAGTGGTTTCTCTTCAGATGATTCAATTGAAACTGACTTTGATATTGATCAATACAAAGCAGAATTGGATAGCATTACAGATGATGATGTAGAACAATTATTAAATACTAATACCAATAGTTCTTCAAGAAAAAATAAAAAGCAAATTGAAGATGATGAAGAAGTAGTATTTTATGAATCATCAAAAGAAAAAAATGATTCACAAGATTCAACTCCAGTAACTGAAGAAGTAGTAAATGACCAAATTACTTTTAAATATAAAGAAGAAAAACCTGCTTCTGAAACTAAATCAAAAAAAGAAAAACCAGCAGTAGTAAGTTCAGATGATGATGACCAAGATTATGAACCTGTATCACTTGTTAGAAAAGATTCTTCTGACATTGATGATATTGGAGGAGATGATCCTTGATTATTAAGAGCTAAAAAAGAAAATAAATCTAGCAAATCTAAAAACTACAACAAAGCGCCTAAACCTAAAAAAGAAAAGGTGAGTGTATTTGATGAGTTAATGGATAATACAGATGACATTTCAGTAGATAGTGAAATAGATACTTCTGAACTTGATAATCTGGAACTAGAAGATGAATAA